A region of the Apium graveolens cultivar Ventura chromosome 6, ASM990537v1, whole genome shotgun sequence genome:
TGTCCTTGTTTGTTGataaacatatacatacatatatgtgTGTAATCAGTTGAATGTTGTTATAGTTGGGGGGGCTGTTTTTCATTTGGGTATCACCCTACTTCCTCTTCAATCCCTCGATTCTCTCTCTCGCGATCTCTGCATCTCTCTCTAATCCCTCCGCTCTCTTCCTCCATCTCACACTCAATCTCTCCTTCACTCTCTTTCTCTTCCCCATATTTACCCCTGTTTTGGGTGAGTTTTCCGGCTGCCTTGCATTTTTCTGGTCACCGTTTCTGTTTTTTTTTTCCGTTTAATTGCTTCGGCCCTGTCCTTGTTTGTTGataaacatatacatacatatatgtgTGTAATCAGTTGAATGTTGTTATAGCTAGGTTGCCCTGTTCTGTGCCGTCCCTGCCGCCCCGGTTGCCGCCTTTTTGAACTACCGGCGAGGTGACCGGAGGGGTAGAGGAATGGGTGCTGTGTTGTGTGTTCTGTCCCTGTTATCTCGATTGTATATGTTGCCTTGTTGCGGTTCTGTTGCCTCTGTTCGGTGATGTGGTGTTAACTGGTTTATCTGCTTTAATTGAATTATTCATGAAATATTCGAATAGAATTGTGCTGATTATTCGATCAACTATTTTAATTATTCGAAGTTAGATCGATGGGATTTATGTTggaacccgaaattaatcgggtacccgtaaattttatcgacgtcagcgatgagcttcggcgagccgacggtggactatgatgaatatttctgagtcctacaatttaaaatagaaaatatgatttaaaatgtgaattgcgaataaaatacgattaaaacataaaaacacgactaataattaataattgtatttaattggtaactgagaattttggactgatattgatgactgaaatcggtggttgggttttaattgcgattgattgtggttgtgattgttttgacgtcgggatgttcgacgagTTAGctgataatcaaaggaggtgctgcccgatttccaggaaaatttaattacggaaatactaggccgtacccaatggctatcggaacgtcgatcgattatatgtaactattttgtacaaaacctgattatgtgttgtgatggaATACTTTGGGAAACCGATAACCCTACTTTCGTAAAAGGacaaatatacctattttctgaaaacaaacaTCGAACCGACTAtcgaagacgtgaaccctaattgatacgtgtattataatattggatatattacgagtcgggttttgttaacgttcaggtagattgttagcgaggatagtcaagcatattcggacgtctaatttagggtatttcggttCTTGTAGGTTCCAGTCGAAATCCTTAGCATCCCGGTCGGTGCAAAGCCAGTCAAAAATTAGTGTTAAAGCatattaaggcaagtacccccgaccatatctttatggttcagcatatatgaatataatgttgttttattctcatagtggaacagaatgatttaagttacgtatcccctgggtttcaaattgttttaCTAATTTGTGTTTtaggggaaaagtaacttctgaaaatacctatctctaagttttgaataaaatgaaaatgttttggaaaatgtgctgtgttataattgttttgacaagagataggtaagtgatttggaaaatccgataaaaatgatcagataattgaatgagtgtgcgcagaaggcccgtaacggcctgaaagttagcgtaagaggcgaagtggttgtgcaccctgttataaccaccagcccagcgtgacagagaccttgctagtctttgagttccggaacaagtttcataggatagtctgatcagctgtctcaccagggatcatccaatactgttatatctgagcaagtgattttgaggttcctggagaggaacaagttttataggtcctgttatgggacaagttttatggttcccataacggaacaattagttttataggtcctgcgaTGGGATGAATGATTTGAAAATagaagtagcatgctaaaatttaacctTGCTATTTACATAGCACTATTAATAAAATGTTTAGggagcatgctagctattaaagatctagtttcaacagtttatcagtttttatctgtttacacttgttttacttgttttctactaACAAGTTGTAATTTGtgttcctacaattgtttattataaactgtttttgttagtattcatatagtggtactgctgagcggttgatcgctcactcttgcaaatatgtTTGTATATTTTCGCATTGTAGATGCCTAGGGGATATTGCTGTTTTGCTAAGGGCCAGTTTCCAATTCCTCCTGTGTCGAGCTCCTCTGATTAGGTTGTGTCTGGCGAAGTatggtctgtgagttgctgtagaataaCAGTCATGACAGGTTGTTTTCATtagttggtttgtaataagtgtgtaacctaaattatacttgaacctggaaaagatcttgtggaagagttgtttgtattaaaataaagtaagttagttgtattataattatagtttcattttattagtgacgtcaactcctgacccggggttgaggtcgtcacagtAATGGGAAAGGGAAATATTAGAATGGAGCTTGCTGGTCAAATTCATATTCTATGTGATGTGTTCTTCATAGCAGATTTATGCAGCAATCTCCTTAGTATCGGTCAACTACAAGATCGGGGTGCTACTATTTTAATCAAGAATAGAGTTTGTAAGTTGTATAATCCAGTAAGAGGTTGTATACTGGAGAATACAATGACCTCAAATAGAATGTTTACAGTGTATGTAAACATCATCATGTCATCAGCCTCTTGTTTCAACACAAATGTCGAAGAATCTGGTGAGATTTGGCATAAAAGGTATGGGCACCAGAGTTATAAGAATCTGAAATTGTTGCAGAATAAGGAGATGGTCAATGGGCTTCCAAGTATCAATATTCCAACAAAAGTGTGTACGGTTTGTATGACAGGGAAATAACGTAGAGAAGTCATGCCAAAAATAAGCAAGTAGAGAGCTGAAAAGCAATTGGAATTGATTCACTCTGATATATGTGGTCCCGTCTCGCCTGCATCTTACACCAATAAGAGGTACATACTGACTGTTATAGATGATTTTAGTAGAAAGTTGTGGGTTTATTTTCTGAATGAGAAGAGTGAAGCATTTATAATGTTCAAGAATTTTAAAGTTATGATGGAGAAAAAGTCTCGTGTCATATGTGGTTTGAGAACAGATAGGGGAGGTGAATTTAATTCCAATGAGTTTGTAGAGTTCTACAAAAGTCAAGGCATCAAAATACAATTAACCACAGCCTATACGCCTCAGCAGAATGGTGTTGCTGAGCGTAAAAATAGTATAATTTTAAATATGGTGAGATGTTTGCTTGAAGAAAAAAAGATGCCTAGGATGTTTTGGGCAGATGCTGTGAAATGGACTTGTTATGTACTGAATAGAAGTCCCACTAGTGCTGTGAAAGACAAGACGCCTGAAGAATGTTGGAGTGGTGATAAACCCGACATCAAAAATTTTTCGAGTTTTTGGTTGTATTGGTAATGTCTATGTACCTGATCCTAGGAGGCTGAAATTAGACGTAAGGAGTCAAAGGCATATTTTGATTGGTTACAGTGAAGAATCCAAAGGATACAAGATGTTTAATCCTCTAACTAATGAGGTAACCATCAGTAGGGATGTGGTATTTGATGAAAACGAATCTTGGGACTGGGGAAAAATAAAAGAAGATGTAAATAATGTACTGGATTGGGGTGAATCTTATGAAGAAATATATGATCAAGATGAGGAAAGTGAAGTTGAAACAAACTCAAATAGAGATGAAGCAGATTTAAATGAAGAAAGTGCAGGTGGAGAGAACGCCTCAAATGATCTAGTTATGTCACCAATTCAAGAAAAAAGAGAAAGAAGAGCTCCATCGTATCTAAATGACTACACCAGTGGAGAAGGGCTATTAGACGAGGAGGTACAGAATTTTGCATTCTTTAATTCCACTGATGATCCTTTATTTTATTGAGAAGCAGTGAAGTGTAAAAAGTGGAGGGAAGCAATGGATATTAAGATGGAGGCAATAAATAAAAATAAGGCCTGGAAGCTGGTACAGGCTCCGTTGGAAGCAAAAGTGATAGGAGTTAAGTGGGTTTACCGAACAAAGTTGAATGAGAATGGAAGAATTGACAAATATAAGGCCAGGTTGGTGGCCAAGGGGTATGTGCAAGAAAAAGGAATAGACTACAATAAGGTGTATGCTCCAGTAGCACGTTGGGACACCATTCGTATGATAATTTCATTGGCATCAAGAAATAGTTGAAAATTGTACCAGCTTGATGTTAAGAGTGCCTTCTTGCACGGGGAACTTACTGAAGAAGTTTATGTTGCACAACTACAAGGTTATGAGGTGAAAGGAAAAGTGATAGGAGTTAAGTGGGTTTACCGAACAAAGTTGAACGAGAATGGAATAATTGACAAATATAAGGCCAGGTTGGTGGCCAAGGGGTACGCGCAAGAAAAAGGAATAGACTACAATAAGGTGTCTGCCCCAGTAGCACGTTGGGACACCATTCGTATGATAATTTCATTGGAAGCAAGAAATAGTTGGAAATTGTACCAGCTTGATGTTAAGAGTGCCTTCTTGCACGGGGAACTTACCGAAGAAGTTTATGTTGCACAACCATAAGGTTATGAGGTGAAAGGAAAAGAAAACATGGTGTACAGACTGTTAAAAGCATTATATGGGTTAAAACAAGCCCCTAGGGCATGGTTTCATTGAATTGAAAAGTATTTCATCAAAGAAGGTTTTAAAAGTAGTTGCTCAGATCACACTTTGTTTATCAAGAAGAAGGAGGAAAGAGGAATCTTAATTGTAAGTCTTTATGTTGATGATCTTATATTTACAGGTAGTGATATGAGCATGGTGGAAGATTTTAAAAACTCAATGAAAAATAAGTTTTAGATGACTGATTTGGGGGAGATGAAATATTTTCTGGGAATAGAGGTTTTGCAAAGCAACTGTGGTATCCATATTAGTCAAGAAAAATATGCCAAAGAAGTACTTGAAAGATTTGGATTTAGAGAATTACGGAGTAAAGAATCTGATGGTTCCGGGAAGCAATAAGTTGTCAAAAGAAGGAGGTGCTAAAGTAAATGTTACATTATTTAAGCAAATAGTTGGATGCTTGATGTATATGAGGACAACAAGGCCGGATCTGAGTTACAATGTATGTTTTTAAGCATATTCATGTCAAATCCAATGGAGACACATATGCTTGCAGTCAAACGAATTTTAAGGTACATCCAAGCTACTACTAATCTTGGCATATTTTACAAAATGGGTTATACGCAAGAATTAATGGCATACACTGATAGTGATTATGTCGGGGACATAAATGATCGAAAGAGTACTTCAGGTTATGTGTTCTTGCTAAGTGGAGGGGCAGTAGCATGGGCATCCAAGAAGCAACCTATAGTTACTCTATCTACTACAGAGGCCGAGTATGTAGCTGCTGCCTCGTGTGCTTGTCAAAGTGTTTGGATGCAGCGGGTTCTAAACCAAATCAAAGGTACACTGAGTGATtctataaaaatattttatgatAATTCATCCACTATCAAGTTGGCTAATAATCCAGTTTTCAACGGGCGATGTAAACATATTGATGTAAGATTCCACTTCTTGAAAAATCTTGTAAGTGCTGGAGCAGTTAGTTTGGAATATTGTGGCACGAGTAAACAAGTAGTTGACCTTATGACCAAGCCATTGAAGCTGGATCAATTTGAGAAACTCAGAAATGCACTTGGTGTTAGAAGCAAGTCTAAGATAAACTAACATGTCTGATACATGTTTAGTTTAGGGGAGAATTTGTTAGGTTTGAAGTATTACAGCAGTCGTTAATAAGTTCCTAGAAATTAGGAGTTGTTAGATTAGGATAAGTCACGTTTTCTCAGTCATGGGGatgttggatttattttagataTTTTTGTTTCTACTTTGTAAGGCTATATATATATAGCTCCAGTTATTTATTTTGTTCAATAAGACTATTGTTCTCTTTAATAGCTTATCATGTTTTAGTTGCTGCTATCACACCATTTGACGAAGTAATCTTCCTATTCCAGTGTTTATTATTACGAGCTTTTCAAATAGTCCAAAAAATCGTAACTATCACAACACCTCTATCTATGCCTGCTACCTATAGAATCTCTTCTAGCCATCCATGAAATTCTCTTCCCATCTCATGTTACACATCTAGAATCACAGATTGCCAGCAATGATAAGCTAGCGCATATAACCAGAATATGTAGTATTGTTTCTGAGGCACCATTACAAACTGGACATGCATCTATCATTGGAACATGCTTTTGGACGATCATCGACGTTGTTGgcaagaaaaatgataaagttCTCCAAATGAGGTTCAAAACCTTTGGAGGGGCTTTAAGTCGCCAAATTTTACTCCACAAGCTCCCATTATCCGTCGTACTTCATAAATTCCTCCAAGCTTGCAATAGTCTATAAGCACTATGTACAGAGTATTTTCTCGAGCTTTCATTGCACCAGTAAGTACAATCTTCTTCTACACTGATCATGAGAGGTGTTTTGAGAATACATTGTTGGTCtcttatattaaaaatattcggAACCAGATCTTCATCCCAGGCATGACGATCAGTACAAAGTAAAGCAGACACCGTATTTGCAATTAAACTTGGGGATTCCGTAGTAATATACAGATTATCTTCCTTCCCCAACCAAGGTTTAGTGCTTATTTCTATCAGTTGTCCCGTTCCAACCATCCACTGTTATAGTTGAAAGACCCTTTACACTAGCACATAAATGGTAGAATAAGTTTATAGAAAGAGATGAGAGGAGACAGAAGACAGGGATGAGAGGAGAACAAAATAATATGCAATAATATCAATAATCCATACTAGTGTCATTCCACTCCTGGCTACATATACTAGCTAGAGGACCACTACCAACGGTCCAGCTCAACACAATTCATAACGATAATATGAACTAATAATGCGATAAAAACATTAAATGAAAAGACAACATTTTCCAATTTAACAAAAGTGACTTAAACTTTCCAAATGTGACAATACCCCTTCCTTAACCAAAACCTTGTACTCAAGGTTTAAAATCTGGGAATTTCTTGATGAGCTTTTCATAATCCTCCCATGTAGCATCTTCTGGTAGTGAGTCGGTCCATTTGATAAGAACCTCTGCAGCTGCCCTATTATTTTTCTTAACCAATCTTCTATCTAGAATGGCTTCTGGTGCTTTAGCTTTGGCCTCCTCTTTAACTTCAGGAGGTTTAGTCTGTAGAAATGTCCCAGTTCCTTACTTCCTCTTAAGTTGAGACACATGAAAGGTGTCATGAATTTTGGCCGTACTTGGTAGATCAAACTTGTAAGCGACTTTTCTCACCCGTTTGTTCAATGTATACGGACCATAAAATCTAGCTTCCAGTTTTTCAGTCCTCGAGTCCTTGAGAGATTGTTGTTTGTACGGATGGAGGTTAAGAAACACTTCATCTCCTGTATTGAACTCCCTCTCATTCCTCTTGGCATCAACATAATGCTTCATCTGTTCTTGAGCCTTGACCATATTCTTCTTTAATATGGTCTGTAATTCAGCTCTGCTCCTTAGAAATTCATCAATATTTGCAACTGGGGACTTCTATGCTTGGTGATAGTTTAAACTTGGGGGATCATTCCCATACAAAGCTTTATAAGGTGATATTTGAATGGCTGAGTGGTGTGAGGTATTATACCACCATTCCACCTGACTCAACCATTTATGCCATTGATGTCACACCCCAAACCAATTATACACACACTACATAAATGCGAACCATAATTATATTACAAACTTATATGTCCAAAAGACGATAATAATATGATTAAAAACCCAACCACAATAATAACAATCccaagatctttacaagttcagagtttggaacaACACTTCTAACTAATACCATAATTACAAACGGCAGATTTGCCTAATCCATATACTACATGCGCCCTCAAATGGTCTTCACCCTGCCTACCGGttgtcttacgggcggtctgcttggtacgaaccatgatcgctagctgtagaacagggttaaatacaagaaaatgagctaatacGCTCAGCAAGTACTAACAGTTCTATTATACAAGGTATTATCTCACTATCAGGGGTTCATGAATCAAGGGGTTATAGATGCTTGTAAAAaatgacaataagaaacatgaaGTTAAAATGTAAAGACATGGTAAAATCATAGTAATCGAAACATTGCATATGGAATCATGGCATTGTGGTAACATGTAATGATATAAAGGCATGGTAGAATCATAACGACCGAAACATGGCATATGGTATCATGGTATCATGGCATCGGGAAATCATGTTAtaaatatcaaatcatcaaaatcattttaggacgctacATATTATAGtcggtgatcagccacgaagtaattCCGAACCGCGCcgggttctcaaatataatgggatccctaggctatatgtgagcctatcaataagcatgaaaaggacttgcgtctgggtccaatccactaagataagaaaacatttattttatttttaatgatttataacatggatgtcggggaaagatttggtatcactttaatggaattgtaacaagagAATTCAAGTTCACTAATGAGGTTCACTTTAGGAAATTTGGTAGAGAGTTTAGTATTCACGGTCTATTGGATAAAGAATGTTTTGAAGGTAAGGTACTAACAAGGTTAAGGGTTATTAACGATAGTATTTGAATTGGTTAATGACATGGTGATTATCACAACTAAGCATTCACAAAAAAGTATGTATACTTGCAACAATTATAAGCATAAGGAGTTAAGTAACTTGCCTTTCAACAGTTCTAAAATTATTCGATCTTGACGGCATGAATCTTCCCTTTCGCTTCGgaacctacacattatattaacctcATTACTATTCACCCTTAAACACCTTATAAACCTATAAACTCCTAGACTAACTTTTAATCTTATCATAACTACTATTATACTTAGACATGACTTAATCATATGCATTTCAAGTAAtccacttaatcacataatcacataatggCATGGCATATACTACTTAGTTATTTATACTATAATATCACCTAAATACCTAAGCACATAAGCAAGTAACACATAAGAACTATTATTGAGCATAATTTAAACCCAAAGATGATGTGTAACACTCGGACTCTTCACTTCTAGGTCCCAAATACAACGAACACCACTAAAGTTTTCCTAAGACCACTCGAAGGGTGCTCTCGGGTTTCTTGGTGGAAATGGGATGTCTCCACCTTGGACCTTCACTCCAAACCACTTTCTACAGGTTCTTAAGACTCTAAAATAACTTCTAAAGTTTGTAAGACTCAGGGACCTCACTCCTATAGGCTTACAAAAATCGATACTTACACTAAGGTTTCCTGCTAGCACCAGTTTGCACGTCCTGTGCTCTTTGACCGAAATCTCAAATTCTAAATGGGGCCTTCTAACAAAACCAATTCCTATGGATTCTTAAGAACTAAACCTAACTCTCAAACTTGGGTTCAGGCCAAGGCCTCACCTGGGCCTCTCTAGGCCTCTGCTCAAAGTTGACACTTGTCCAGCCTCCCTTGAAAAGACTCTGCTCCGTTTTCACTCATACTAAAACTCACTTTTCTCACTCAATTTTTAATTCTAATGAATTGTTAAGCTTCCTAAGGATGCATTGTACTTATTTAAGCCAAGGCCCCGTGAAGGCCCAGCCTATGGCATGGTTATAATCGACCAAAGTTCAAGGTTACGCAGTCCTGCCTGTTCTGAGCTACTCTCGGAAATGTGTGTGTGCATGTACGTAAATGCCGGTTT
Encoded here:
- the LOC141665549 gene encoding secreted RxLR effector protein 161-like, whose translation is METHMLAVKRILRYIQATTNLGIFYKMGYTQELMAYTDSDYVGDINDRKSTSGYVFLLSGGAVAWASKKQPIVTLSTTEAEYVAAASCACQSVWMQRVLNQIKGTLSDSIKIFYDNSSTIKLANNPVFNGRCKHIDVRFHFLKNLVSAGAVSLEYCGTSKQVVDLMTKPLKLDQFEKLRNALGVRSKSKIN